The DNA region ATTTTAACAATTATTCCCCTTTAGGGGGTTAGGGGGCTAAATTTATCCGATCATTATTTGTAGATGGATATGAATATAAAATAAACTCGAGGTCGCTTCGGTCGTTATTGCTGATGAAATGCTTTTGACCCGGATGGATCTCGATACCCTGTTCGGGTTTTAATACGATAACCTCACCGTCTATCGAAAATGTAGCCCGCCCTTTTAAAATAAAAAATACCTGTGTGGCCTTTTCGTGGTAATGCAATTGCTCGGCAGTCTCTGGTGGCATTAACTCCTGTTTAACAGATAACGCTTCTGTATCAATGAAAGTCCAGCCATGGCAATCATCGCCCCAGTTATAGTGCTTTAAGCAGTCACCTTTTGAAAATACGCCCCCTCCGCCCCCTAAAGGGGGAACCGGAACGTTGGATTCATTGATTGGATTAGCCATTCTTTCTTTATTGAGCATTTGCTCCCCCTTCAGGGGGCTGGGGGGCGGCATTTACTTTATGATAGATCATTACCTGGTTACCAAATATTTTAGAGAACCCTTTAACGTCTTCGCCGCTCCAGGCGTTGTTCATTTCGCCGTAGCTGCCAAACTTGTTCGACATCAGATCGTATGGTGATTCAATGCCTACTGCCTGGAAGCGATATGGATGTAACTGAACAAATACTTTACCTGTAACGTTTTTCTGAGTATCGGTTAAAAAAGCCTCGATATTGCGCATGATCGGGTCATGAAACTGACCTTCATGCAGCCAGTTGCCATAGAAAGATGATAACTGATCTTTCCATGAAAGCTGCCATTTGGTTAGCACATGTTTCTCTAAAGTATGGTGAGCTTTGATGATCACCATAGGAGCGGCGGCCTCAAAACCTACACGGCCTTTAATACCGATAATAGTATCACCAACGTGAATATCCCTGCCAATGCCATAAGGCTGAGCAATAGCCTGTAAGGCCTGGATAGCTTTTGTTGGATGATCGTATTTTTCATCACCGATGGCTACCAACTCGCCTTTTTCAAAAGTAAGTACAAGGTCTTTTACTTCAGATGCAGTTACCTGTGTAGGCCATGCTTCTTCTGGCAGGCCAAGGTTTGAAGTCAAAGTTTCTTTACCACCTACCGATGTACCCCAGATCCCTTTGTTGATAGAGTATTTGGCTTTCTCGAAGTTCATATCAACACCATGTTTTTTCAGGTATTCGATCTCTTCTTCGCGGCTTAGTTTCAGGTCGCGGATAGGGGTGATGATCTTTACTTCAGGTACAAGGATGTTAAAGATCATGTCGAAACGCACCTGGTCGTTACCTGCGCCTGTACTGCCATGGGCAACAAATTCAGCACCAATTTCTTTAGCGTAGTTAGCAATAGCTGTAGCCTGGCTTACGCGCTCGGCACTTACAGATAGAGGATAGGTGTTGTTTTTTAATACGTTGCCGTAAATTAAAAAGCGTACGCAGGTGTTGTAAAAGTTTTCAGTTTCATCAACCACATGGTGTGAAGTAACGCCCATTTTATAAGCGCGTTCTTCAACGCCTTTTAACTCTTCCTCGCTAAAACCGCCGGTATTTACAATAACCGAGTGAACCTCATAATCAAGGTCCTGTGTTAAATAAATACAGCAAAAAGAGGTATCTAAACCTCCGCTATAAGCTAATACTACTTTTTTCTTCATGTTTTTGGTGAGCTTAAAGCTAAAGGCACAAGGCTTAAAGCTTTACTTATCAATTATGGTGATCTGTTTTATTAATTTACAGGTGTTAACCTTTGACCTAAATCCTAAACATCATGTTTTATACGTTTCTTTATGGCGTTCTCAATACGCTCAAGCAAAGTCGCTTTATGCGTAATGCGCTGCATTTTTTCTTCGTACTCTTTCTGTTTTTCTGCAGGATCAAAGAGCATGGCTGTGCACATGCAGTTTTTGCGGTTTTTGCTGGTTAAAATGTCAAAGTTTACGCAGCTTTTGCAGCCGGCCCAAAAATTTTCGTCCTGGGTTAGTTCTGAATAGGTAACCGGCTCGTAACCAAGCTCCGAGTTGATCTTCATTACCGCCAGACCTGTTGTTAACCCAAATATTTTGGCATTAGGGTATTTGGTACGCGATAACTGGAAAATGCGGTGTTTAATGGCCTTCGCCAACCCCGCTTTGCGGAACTGCGGATTAACAATAAGGCCCGAGTTGGCAACAAAGTCGCCGTGGCTCCAGGTTTCAATATAGCAGAAACCGGCCCAGGTGCCGTCTTTATGGAGAGCGATGACAGCTTTGCCCTCAAGCATTTTATTAGCAACATATTCGGGCGAGCGTGTAGCTATACCAGTTCCGCGCGCCTTGGCCGATTCGGCCATCTCATCGCAAATCATAGTGGCATAATCTACATGCTGTGCAGTAGCAACCTGAATATCAAAATCTTGTATTGTCATTTAAATAGATAATTACCGTGAAATTAATTGGCTTTATCAGCCTTAAATAATTAGATGGTTTTTTTAAAAAGACGTTTAAAAAACTCTTTTTGTGTGGACAGGAGAAAAATTAATTCAAACCCGCGGCATGTAGGTCCTTCGTCGGAGAGGGCAGTTTAAAAAAACAGTTGAACCCAAGGCAGCAGCAACCGGAGCAAAACTTGCTCTTGTAGCGGGCTTATTTAAGCTTGGTATATTCATTTTTTTTATTGAATTACTGTGTTTTTAATTTCGCTGCAAAATAGGCTATAAAATTTTATTTATACAAGAAAAAAATGCGATTATTTGCGGGTTGGTGAGTGGTTGATTAAGTTTATTGAGTGAGTAGTTTGATTTTGTCCGCAAAGCGTTGTTTCACAAATAGAACCATTCATCCAATCAACCTCATAAACCACTCACTTTTTCAACATAATATCCGTGATAATCATATCAGCATGAACACGCGAGTTTTCGATGAACCAAAGGTGGGTATCCAGGCCGCCGCAAACCACGCCTGCAAGGTATAAACCAGGCATGTTTGTTTCCATGGTTTCGGGGTTGTATTGGGGGATGAATTTATCTTCAGAAAGTATAATACCAAGCTTTTTCAGGAACTCAAAGTTCGGTTTATAGCCTGTCATCGCCATTACAAAATCATTGGGGATGGTGATTAAGCCTTCCGGAGTTTGAATATCCACTTCGTTTTCACGAATGGCCTCAAGATTAGCGTTAAAATAAGCTTTAATGCTCCCTTCTTTAATTCGGTTAATAATATCGGGTCGTACCCAGTATTTAACGCGGTTGCTCACTTCGCTGCCGCGGATCACCAGTGTTACCTCGGCACCTTTACGGTAGGTTTCCAGGGCCACATCAATAGCCGAATTGCTTGAGCCAACTACCACCACTTTTTGCAGGGTATAATAATGAGGGTCCTGGTAGTAGTGTTTTACTTTGGGCAGATTTTCGCCGGGGATATTGAGGTTAACTGCAATATCATAAAACCCGGTTGAAAGGATCACTTTTTTAGCCTGGTAGGTTGCTTTTTTTGTGGTTATGGTGTAAAAGCCATCTTCGGGTTTTACTTCAGTAACTTCTTCAAAAAGATGAATGGGCAGGTTATTTGAAAGTGCTACGCGGCGATAATATTCCAGGGCATCATTACGGGTTGGTTTGTTGTGTACGGTAACAAAAGGAACGCCACCAATTTCAAGCTTCTCGGATGTAGAAAAAAAAGTCATGGTAGCGGGATAGTTGTACAATGAATTTACAAGTGTGCCTTTTTCGACAATTACGAAACTTAAACCGGCTTTTTGAGCAGCAAGTCCGCAAGTTAAACCTATCGGGCCACCGCCAATAATGAATATATCGAGCATTTATATACAGTTAAGAAATTAAAGAAATCCTGAACCGGTGCAGGTTCGGGGCATGTTTGCCGGTGCGGCAAAAATAAGAAAATAAAAAAGGGTAAGCTACTTTTATCGCGCCGCTCAACTCTCTACCCTTGCTGCGTTCCCACCCTGGGGGAGTTCAAGAGGAGCTGGCCGTAAAAGACTTACCCCGGCGCAAATATAGAAAAAGGTAGCGTTTATGGTTAAGAAAATGTTAAAAAAGGCTTATCTGTTGATTTATAGATGGATAATTTTTAATTTGCCTTGCTATAGCTAGGTTATCGTACTTCGTTAACACGTTTTCATCTCCCCGAAATTCAAATTCCCGATAAGTTTTAGCATGTTGGTCAATATCCAGCAACAGATTTTTCAAAATCGTAAGCCGGTTAACAACAAATTTCACCTTCATTTCCCGCTTTTGAAAATGGGGCCAAAGCAGGTTAAATTGTTCGGGAGTGATAGCCCTTGCTACCGTGATATGGGGTATCGTGCTGCTGTCGCCAACAATACCCTTTAGTAATTTGAGCCAGTATTTATTTTGTTCGGTGAGTTTAAGCCGGGCAAAAATGGTTTTGTTATAATCGTTGCTCTCATTGAAGCAATCAAACCCATCTATCTCAAAAACCACAGGAGGCAACAAACTAAGTTTCCGGCTCAGGAACGAAAAGCCCTGAACGTCCACATCCAGTGGTTTGCGCGGATAATTGTTGATAGTGATGTGCGACCGGGCATGCATGCTGGGATAATTACCGATAACACGTTTTGCTTCGCTTTTTAATTTCCGGATCATAACATCTACATGATCAGGTATCGGGAGGATAAAATGATAAAATGCGTAGTCCATGATTGTTAAATTTTAAATGAATAAATTGATCTGATCAGGGTCGCCGGCTTTAAGCAGTTCCAGTTCATCGCGGGTATAACCCGGAGCGGTCATGTTTTTAAATTCAAAAACCTTAAACTTATTCCATTTGGCAAAGGCATCAAGTGTATCACGTTTTAATATGGTAAGTTCTTTAACCCAAAAAGGTTCCACCAATTTTTTATGCTTAAAATGAGGCCAAAGTATATCGAAATCTTTTTCGGCAATATCACGCACAACCGTTATATGTGGGATAATATTCTTTTTAATGCGCAGCTTCTTTTTTAAAGTGTTAAACCATTCGTCGGTAGCGGGTGTTGCACGGATGTTAGCATAAATGGTCATGCAGCTATGCAGATGGGTGAAATGATAAAAACCATCCATATGCAGCAATATCGGTGGCATGGTATTCAGGGCCTGTCCCATCAATTCCAGGTTTTTATCCGCCATAAAGGGCTTTTGCCTTTCCAGGTGCTGAACAGAAATATGAGCAGGCGAATCCATACTTTTATAACTACCGATAAGCCTTGCCGATGCTTTTTTGTAGCGCGCAATCTCATGCTTTACATTTTCGGGGGGCGATAATAACATCAGGTAATCCTCATACATACTCATTTGCTTCACAATTTCTATATGTCAAATATGCTAATAAAATTAGCAAAATACAAAAAATATTAGCATTTTTGGTATGTGGAAGTTAAACGTCATATTGTACACATTGATCTTGATTCGTTCTTCGTTTCGGTAGAGCGGAAGTTTCATCCTGAACTGATCGGTAAGCCTGTGATCATAGGGGGCTCGGCCGAAAGGGGAGTTGTGGCTTCCTGCAGTTATGAGGCGAGGGCTTTTGGTGTGCATTCCGCTATGCCTACCCGGCAAGCTTTAAAGCTTTGTCCGCATGCCATTCTTATTCGCGGTTCGCACGGGCGCTATGGCGAAGCCTCACGCGAGGTTACGCAGATCATTCACGATACGGTGCCCCTCTATCAAAAAACATCGGTTGATGAGTTTTACATTGATTACACCGGTATGGACCGCTTTTTTGATTGTTACTATGAAGCCACTAAGCTTAGGCAGAAAGTAATTAAAGAAACGGGCCTGCCCATATCCTTCGGTATGGCATCGGGCAAAACGATAGCCAAAATGGCCACTAACCAGGCCAAACCCAACGGACAAATGTTTGTAAAGCATGGTGATGAGCTAAAGTTCCTGGCACCGCTTAACATTGGTAAGATACCCGGCCTGGGCGAAAGTACCCGCAATAAGTTATATCAATACGGCATCGAAAAAATAGGTGATCTGCAACGCACCAATATTCGTTTCCTGGAAACTGTTTTTGGTAAATATGGTCATTCCCTTTGGGAAAAAGCCAATGGTATCGATCATAGCGAAATCGTTTCCCATTCCGACAGGAAATCCATTAGCACCGAACATACTTTTCATACCAATGTATCTGATCATCGCACACTTGAAACTACCTTAGTGTCGATGACCGAAGAGCTATCGTCCAAATTACGACGGGAAAACAAGCTTTCATCGTGCCTGGCTATTAAGTTGCGATACGGTAATTTTGAAACCCATACCCAACAACAAAAGATAGCACTTACGGCGGCAGAACATATCCTGATCCCCGGTGTAAAGAACCTGTTTAAAATGGCCTGGGACCAGCATCGGCCCATCAGGTTGATAGGTGTGCGGTTGAGTGATCTTTGTACGGGCAGTTACCAGATCAACCTGTTTGAGGATAATGAAGAGCGCATCAAACTTTACCAGGCCATGGATCAGATCAATTTCAAGTTCGGCGATAAAACCATCTGCCGGGCGGCAGGAATGGAGATTGGTACAAGGAATTTTAATCCGTTTATGCGCGGCTGACCGTTGATTGTTTTGTGACGAGTTAATTGTTTAAAAAAGGCGCAGGATTGTGCGATTCCCTCCCCTGGGAGGGTGTAGGGCAATGTCATTAAGTTAAGAGATTGACAAGCTGCACCAGAGGTGCAAAAGGTTTGTAGAAACCATTTTGAATAGATTTTTGGTGTGCCAGCGGTACACAACTCCGGTGTTCCGTACCTCTGGCACGGTTGTTATCGGTATAATATTTTGCTACAAACCTGTTCCCCCTCTGGGGGATTTTCCTTAACTTAATGACATTGGGGTGTAGGGAGGGGTTTCATTTACAGGTATAGCCGTTTTTGCAAAGGTGCATAAACCCCTCCCTGCCACTACACATTCCAGCCACACCCCTCCCAAGGGAGGGAATTAAAAATCTTCCGAACGCCGCTCGGCTCCAGCCGGGTGGCAACTATCAAACGGCCTCTGGCCGCCGTGGGGAATGTTCTTGTTTTCAACCAATGGTCAAAGGTTTTTTACCATTGGTCAAAGTAATTTTATGGGGCGATGGGTTGTGACTTCTTTTGATAAAAAAAGAAATCATGGAAACCACACAACGTCAAACTTACCTCGATTGGCTGAGGATCTTATCCATATTGGGGGTGTTATTTTTTCATTCGGCAATGCCCTTTGTTGCCGAAGATGGCTGGCACATCAAAAACCACGAAACCAGCAACCTGATGATGGAATCAAACCATTTTTTGCACCTTTTTCGCATGCCGCTGCTCTTTTTTATTTCAGGTACCGTGAGTTACTACATGATGCAGCGGCGCTCTACACTCAGTTTCATCGGCTTGCGTTTCCGCCGGCTTTTTATTCCGCTTTTGGTGGGCATGTTCATCATTGTGCCACCGCAGATCTACATGGAACGATTGGCCAATGGCTACAAAGGCTCATTCCTGGATTTTTATCCCAGTACATTTAACTTTCAGCCATATCCCAAAGGCAATTTCAGCTGGCACCACCTTTGGTTTATTGCCTATCTGTTTCTTTATGATCTCATCTTCGCGCCTTTATTCGCCTGGATGATCTCGTCCAAAAGCAGCGCCTTTAAACAAAAACTGGCGGTCTTGGCCGAAGGGAAATTGGTATATTTACTAATGCTGCCCGGCATCCTGTGGTTTACCTTCACCAGTTGGGACCTGCCCGAAACCAACGACCTGATCCATGATGGCAGTTACTTTGTTTACTGGCTATTATTTTTGCTGGCAGGTTTTATCTGTATCCTGCAGCCTAAACTAATGGACAGCCTTGAGCGCAACCGTCGTTTTGCCCTAACCATAGGCTTTTTAAGCCTGATGACATGGGAAGTCATGCGCTGGAACGGTATCGAACCATTGCATCCTCACTGGCCTTTTCAAAATATCGCTTTTTCGTATGCCTTTACCGCTTTACGGCCAACCATTGCCTGGGGATGGGTGCTTGCCCTGGTAGGATATGGCAAGCATTATTTTAACCGGACCCATCATGTGCTCAATTATTTAAACCAGGCGGTATATCCGTTTTATATATTGCACCAAACCGTTATTGTTTTATTGGCTTATTATATTGTGCAAACGCAAAATGAAAGCATCCTTTCAAAATACATTTATACCGTGGGCATTACCTTTTTTGTAACGGTGCTTATCTATCATTTACTAATACGTCCGTACGCGTTAACCCGGTTTTTATTTGGTATGAAACCCAGGGATACACGTAAATCAATTATTGAACTACCTGCAGAAGAAATAAAGCCTGTTGAAGCGCTTTCTGCATGAAATTTTTAATTTAACGGTATGAAATTTTTCAGGAAGTACATTTTTCCGGCATTGTATGGCTTATTGGTATATTTTACCGTAAGGCTGTTGCATGATACTGACATTGGTCAGCATTTTTGGGAAAGGGATTTTTATGTTAATGCCATTGAAATGGCCTGTTCAATATTGGTGGGCTATTTGGCAATCTATATTTTTGAACGGCTTTTTAAGTACTATGACAGGCACCGGACGGTACAGCTATCCTACGGGGCTGTAGTGCGGGAACTGGCCATATTGGTGGGAGCAAATTTGATATTAGTGAACGTCGTATTTGTTCCGATGGTCATGGCTCTGCACGTAAGCCAGGGCATAGATGAGCTGATACCCTGGGCAGATGTGGCTGATATTAACATGATCCCCACTTTGTACGCTATTGTTTATTATGGAATTGCACGTAGCAGTACCTGGCTAAAGGCTTATGTAAATAATAAGATGCAACTGGAAAAGCTCACCAATGACCAACTGGAAACTGAATTGAAGTTTCTAAAAGCTCAATATCATCCGCATTTTTTATTTAATGCCCTGAATACTATTTATTTCCAGATGGATGAAGATGTGCCCGGTGCCAAAAAGAGTACCGAATTACTATCGAGCCTGTTGCGTTATCAGCTTTATGACCAACACCAGCAAGTGCCCGTTAAGCAGGAGCTGGAGTATCTTGAAAATTATATCCGCCTGCAGCAGATCAGGGCGAGCAGCAAAATGCGGCTCAGTGTTAATTTTGAAGGATGTTTGACGGATCAGCTCATCTATCCCCTGCTTTTGCTGCCACTGGTTGAAAACGCCTTTAAATATATAGGTGGTGAATATAAAATAGCCATTGAAGGCTGCATTATTGACAATAGATTTGTTTTTAAAGTTTATAACGATGTGCCGCCGAATATGAAAGCGCCCGATAATTACAGCGGTATTGGTTTGGAAAACTTAAGCCGCAGGCTGCAATTGCTTTATCCGGATAAACATAAACTAACCGCTGGCCGCGAAGAAGATCATTATACGGCAGTACTTGAATTGAATATATAAAAGATGGCATTAATTAGCTGCATTATTACCGACGATGAACCCTTTGCCCGTAAGGGCCTGGAAGGCTATGTTAAAAAAGCGGGTTTTTTTGACCTGAAAGCACAATGTGAAGATGCAATGGAACTGGGGGCGTTGCTGGCCCGGCAACAGGTAGACCTGCTATTCCTGGATATCCAGATGCCGCATTTAACCGGGGTTGAATTTATTCGTTCGTTGCCCAATCCGCCAAAAGTGATCTTTACTACCGCGTTTAAAGAATACGCTACAGATGGTTTTGACCTGGATGTGCTCGACTATCTCCTTAAACCTATCCCGTTTGAGCGCTTTATGAAGGCAGCTTTTAAAGCCAAGGATTACTTTGATTTAAGAAATAACTCGGAAGTTTCTGATTATCTGTTTGTTAAAAGCAATGGTAAGCTCGAAAAGATAATTTTTGACGAAGTGTTGTTCATTAAAGGCATGGAAAACTATGTAGAGATTTATACCCCTGCACGTAAGATCATAACCCACAGTACCCTGCGGGCCTTTGCTGAAAAATTGCCTGCGCGTAAATTCATGCAAACCCATAAGTCATACATTGTTGCCAACAATAAAATTACATCGATAGAAGGGAATATGCTGCACATTGGCACGTTTGAGGTACCTATTAGCAGGCAGCTTAAAGATCAGGTGATGCATACGTTGATTAATCAGTCCAGGTAGCAATAATAGGATCAAAAATTTTTACACGAATTATTTTTCTCGCTTGCCACAATTAATCGAATTGCACAAATTTTTCAATAGCGTAGATTTGAAATTCGTGTAATTCGATTAATACGTAAAAATTAGTGTGAAAATTTCATATTTCTTCGCTTTTTCTTAGCATAGATTTTTAAAAGTGATTTCCCTGTGGATAATTAAAACTATTTTGTAATATGCATTATTCTTCTGTTGTATTACTTACAAAACCTCATGGGCGGCAAAAAACTGTTCAACGCTTTATCCATTTTTTTAACGGCCGGCCTATGTTTAGCCGGCAATATTTCATATGCTCAAACCGGTGTCGACAGTGTAAAACTGGCCATCGAACCATCTTATAATAATGTAAGCGGTACCCACCAATTTTTTTTAGGCGATAATTACCGTAAGCTTTGGGCGGCACCCGTCACCTTGCCGGTATTTCACCTTACCGCCGAAAAGGGTGGACTTAAAATATTGCAAAGGGGTGGGGGCAAACAAACCAAATCATTACGCCTTCAGGATCCTACCGGCCAGCAATGGGTACTGCGCACCATTCAAAAGTATCCTGAAAAAGGCCTGCCTGTTGATCTGCGGCCAACGGTAGCCAAAGATATCCTGCAAGACCAGGTTTCGGCCGCGCATCCCTTTTCGGCACTTACCGTACCGCCGCTGGCCGAAGCGCTTGGCGTTCCGCATTCCAACCCTAAAATTGTTTATGTTCCTGATGATCCTGCTTTTGGTGAGTATCAAAAGGATTTTGCTAACCAGGTGTTTTTGTTTGAAGAGCGGGAGCCGCTCGATGCCGAAAAAACGGATAATACCGAAAAGGTACAGCGCAAGCTACGGGATGACAATGATAACCGGGTTGACCAGAAGACTGTACTTCGCGCTCGTCTGTTAGATATGCTTTTGGGTGATTGGGACAGGCACGAAGACCAATGGCGCTGGGAAAAAATAGATGGTAAGCACGAAACCGTTTACGAGCCTGTTCCGCGTGACCGTGACCAGGTGTACTATAAAACTTCGGGCGTATTGCCCTGGATAGTAGCACATCAATGGCTCAAATCAAAATTTCAGGGTTACAGTGACGAGATCAGGGATATCAATGGATGGAATTTCAATGCTCGCTATTTCGACCGCTATTTCCTGAACCAATTGAGCGAAGACGATTGGAAAGAACAGATAGCCTATGTGCAAAGCAAACTGACCGATGACCTGATCAAAAAAGCGGTGCATTTAATGCCCGATACTATCTACAAACTTTCGGGGCCTGAGATCATCAGCAAAATGATAGTGAGGCGTAACATCCTGCAAAAACAGGCACTTGAATATTATAAATTCATCTCCATATATGTAGATGTACCAGCGAGTGATAAAACGGACAAATTTACTGTGGCTCATGAAACTAATGGTGACATTACGCTTACTATAAATAAGATAAAGAAAGACGGCAGCGTTGATAAGGTTACCTACCAGCGTACTTTTAAACCAGATGTTACCAAAGAGATAAGAATGTATGGCTTTGATGGCGACGATTTATTTAAGGTGACGGGCTCAACGCCATCGCCCATAACTGTGCGGATGATAGGTGGGGAGGGGATGGATACCTTTGCGGTTGACAGCAGTTTAAATAACAGGGGCAGAATGTATATATACGACCGTTCGGATGAGAAAAATGTACTGCCTTCGTCATCGCTGGCTAAAAACCGTACATCAACAGACACGGCGGTAAATAGCTATGATAAAACTGCCTTTAAGTTCGACAGGTTTGAGCCAATTATCCTGGCCAATT from Mucilaginibacter sp. SJ includes:
- a CDS encoding cupin domain-containing protein; protein product: MANPINESNVPVPPLGGGGGVFSKGDCLKHYNWGDDCHGWTFIDTEALSVKQELMPPETAEQLHYHEKATQVFFILKGRATFSIDGEVIVLKPEQGIEIHPGQKHFISNNDRSDLEFILYSYPSTNNDRINLAP
- the argG gene encoding argininosuccinate synthase encodes the protein MKKKVVLAYSGGLDTSFCCIYLTQDLDYEVHSVIVNTGGFSEEELKGVEERAYKMGVTSHHVVDETENFYNTCVRFLIYGNVLKNNTYPLSVSAERVSQATAIANYAKEIGAEFVAHGSTGAGNDQVRFDMIFNILVPEVKIITPIRDLKLSREEEIEYLKKHGVDMNFEKAKYSINKGIWGTSVGGKETLTSNLGLPEEAWPTQVTASEVKDLVLTFEKGELVAIGDEKYDHPTKAIQALQAIAQPYGIGRDIHVGDTIIGIKGRVGFEAAAPMVIIKAHHTLEKHVLTKWQLSWKDQLSSFYGNWLHEGQFHDPIMRNIEAFLTDTQKNVTGKVFVQLHPYRFQAVGIESPYDLMSNKFGSYGEMNNAWSGEDVKGFSKIFGNQVMIYHKVNAAPQPPEGGANAQ
- a CDS encoding N-acetyltransferase, whose protein sequence is MTIQDFDIQVATAQHVDYATMICDEMAESAKARGTGIATRSPEYVANKMLEGKAVIALHKDGTWAGFCYIETWSHGDFVANSGLIVNPQFRKAGLAKAIKHRIFQLSRTKYPNAKIFGLTTGLAVMKINSELGYEPVTYSELTQDENFWAGCKSCVNFDILTSKNRKNCMCTAMLFDPAEKQKEYEEKMQRITHKATLLERIENAIKKRIKHDV
- a CDS encoding YpdA family putative bacillithiol disulfide reductase, with the translated sequence MLDIFIIGGGPIGLTCGLAAQKAGLSFVIVEKGTLVNSLYNYPATMTFFSTSEKLEIGGVPFVTVHNKPTRNDALEYYRRVALSNNLPIHLFEEVTEVKPEDGFYTITTKKATYQAKKVILSTGFYDIAVNLNIPGENLPKVKHYYQDPHYYTLQKVVVVGSSNSAIDVALETYRKGAEVTLVIRGSEVSNRVKYWVRPDIINRIKEGSIKAYFNANLEAIRENEVDIQTPEGLITIPNDFVMAMTGYKPNFEFLKKLGIILSEDKFIPQYNPETMETNMPGLYLAGVVCGGLDTHLWFIENSRVHADMIITDIMLKK
- a CDS encoding 2'-5' RNA ligase family protein translates to MSMYEDYLMLLSPPENVKHEIARYKKASARLIGSYKSMDSPAHISVQHLERQKPFMADKNLELMGQALNTMPPILLHMDGFYHFTHLHSCMTIYANIRATPATDEWFNTLKKKLRIKKNIIPHITVVRDIAEKDFDILWPHFKHKKLVEPFWVKELTILKRDTLDAFAKWNKFKVFEFKNMTAPGYTRDELELLKAGDPDQINLFI
- the dinB gene encoding DNA polymerase IV, with product MEVKRHIVHIDLDSFFVSVERKFHPELIGKPVIIGGSAERGVVASCSYEARAFGVHSAMPTRQALKLCPHAILIRGSHGRYGEASREVTQIIHDTVPLYQKTSVDEFYIDYTGMDRFFDCYYEATKLRQKVIKETGLPISFGMASGKTIAKMATNQAKPNGQMFVKHGDELKFLAPLNIGKIPGLGESTRNKLYQYGIEKIGDLQRTNIRFLETVFGKYGHSLWEKANGIDHSEIVSHSDRKSISTEHTFHTNVSDHRTLETTLVSMTEELSSKLRRENKLSSCLAIKLRYGNFETHTQQQKIALTAAEHILIPGVKNLFKMAWDQHRPIRLIGVRLSDLCTGSYQINLFEDNEERIKLYQAMDQINFKFGDKTICRAAGMEIGTRNFNPFMRG
- a CDS encoding acyltransferase family protein, translated to METTQRQTYLDWLRILSILGVLFFHSAMPFVAEDGWHIKNHETSNLMMESNHFLHLFRMPLLFFISGTVSYYMMQRRSTLSFIGLRFRRLFIPLLVGMFIIVPPQIYMERLANGYKGSFLDFYPSTFNFQPYPKGNFSWHHLWFIAYLFLYDLIFAPLFAWMISSKSSAFKQKLAVLAEGKLVYLLMLPGILWFTFTSWDLPETNDLIHDGSYFVYWLLFLLAGFICILQPKLMDSLERNRRFALTIGFLSLMTWEVMRWNGIEPLHPHWPFQNIAFSYAFTALRPTIAWGWVLALVGYGKHYFNRTHHVLNYLNQAVYPFYILHQTVIVLLAYYIVQTQNESILSKYIYTVGITFFVTVLIYHLLIRPYALTRFLFGMKPRDTRKSIIELPAEEIKPVEALSA
- a CDS encoding sensor histidine kinase, whose protein sequence is MKFFRKYIFPALYGLLVYFTVRLLHDTDIGQHFWERDFYVNAIEMACSILVGYLAIYIFERLFKYYDRHRTVQLSYGAVVRELAILVGANLILVNVVFVPMVMALHVSQGIDELIPWADVADINMIPTLYAIVYYGIARSSTWLKAYVNNKMQLEKLTNDQLETELKFLKAQYHPHFLFNALNTIYFQMDEDVPGAKKSTELLSSLLRYQLYDQHQQVPVKQELEYLENYIRLQQIRASSKMRLSVNFEGCLTDQLIYPLLLLPLVENAFKYIGGEYKIAIEGCIIDNRFVFKVYNDVPPNMKAPDNYSGIGLENLSRRLQLLYPDKHKLTAGREEDHYTAVLELNI
- a CDS encoding LytR/AlgR family response regulator transcription factor gives rise to the protein MALISCIITDDEPFARKGLEGYVKKAGFFDLKAQCEDAMELGALLARQQVDLLFLDIQMPHLTGVEFIRSLPNPPKVIFTTAFKEYATDGFDLDVLDYLLKPIPFERFMKAAFKAKDYFDLRNNSEVSDYLFVKSNGKLEKIIFDEVLFIKGMENYVEIYTPARKIITHSTLRAFAEKLPARKFMQTHKSYIVANNKITSIEGNMLHIGTFEVPISRQLKDQVMHTLINQSR